The following DNA comes from Malania oleifera isolate guangnan ecotype guangnan chromosome 12, ASM2987363v1, whole genome shotgun sequence.
ACTATTCTTCATGTTAATTCTACTCATCAAATAGCAGACTTAATGACAAAGCCGCTCGGTTATAAGCCATTTGATATTCTATTGTCCAAGATGAATACGCATAATATATACACATCATCTTGAGGGGGACTATTATAGATTGATATAATATAGATTAAACATGTGGATATTTTTCATTGGTTTATAACAAAGTTAGTTAGTATTAGTTATATTCAACTCTGTATAAATACAGAGCATTCATTTGTAATTGATTGAAATTGAATAATGCAATTTACTTCTCCTCTTTAGTCTGTTTTCAATGTTGATACTCTGTTTCATTTATCTTATGGAAAAAGAGTTGTGTCCGGGTATAGTCACTTCAGTGCCCTTTCAACGCACGTTGTTTTCGCTCCCAGTCTTCGTTTCTTTTAGAACCTCTAATGCCCTTTGTCGACCCCTTATCCCGAACTTCCTATAGGCTAGCTTTTCTAAAAAAGGTTGTTTAGGGTCGGAACGAGTAAGCCTCGAGAACTCCTTGCGCCAAAGGCTAACCCGCTTTGGAAACGAGGAGAACCCCTTTCTTCTCGGAAAAACCAAAGCGGAGTAAACATTATTTTAGAACTTGCTCAATTTTTTTGTTAGCAATGCCTTGGTTAGATTTACTAGATAAAATTCTTAAAAGCCTAATGGAGTGTACCTGGAAATTTCCAAGGTTTAATTTCGTCATTCGCAAGCACAAGACATCCACAGTCAAGATGCACGGTATGATCCATTGACAATTTCAATTGTGAGTTTATCctgcattaaaaataaaaaataaacattgAAAGAAGAATgcttatatatagtataaaatttactaatttaaacTTTTGAATCAAACTGATGCTCACTCATATATTGAGTCCACCCGCGACCAGTGATTTTAAAAGATGAGAGGCATATTGTTCATCTCTCTCTCTAGTCTCTCCATATATACATAGACAAGACATGCACCAGCAACATCGCTTATGCTACTATTAAATGCTTTTAACAATCTCACACATGAGGAAGAGACAGACTGCTAAAAGAACATTgtcaaaaaatcaaaaagtttCATTCACACTGCTGGggtcaaaccaaaaaaaaaattgattgaaaaaattaaGTGATTCCCCCAGGCAATTGGGTATCTGTGGATTACACCACTAACAAAGCGTCCAAAACCCTGAAGTGCATTCCAACCCAAATCAAACTGATGGGAAGAACTTGTTGAGATTAAAAGGCAGGGAATAAAATTCTTCACTCCTTGTATCAGTCTTGAATGACTGGAACCTGTCCCACCAGTGTGTGCCGCGATCCTTTCTAATTGTGTTGTCTTTCCGGTACAGTGTGACATCGAGGAACATTGCCAACAATCCAGCAATGAATGGCTCTGATGAGAAAGGCACGTTGATCATATCGTTGAACTGCCAATAGTAGTAGAATAAAATGGTCATAATTTTCTTAAGCTCATCAAACCAATGAAGAAAACGGTAGAGAGAGGATAGGAATGGCTGAATACCCATCTTTGACTGGTGTGGACAGGACCATAGCCCTTACTGGCTGTGTACTCATTGAAATACTGAGGTATTGATAAGCCCATGAAAACAGAGAAACCTAGTATAAACATTGTCCTGAAGCTGTTTAAATTGCAAAACTGAAGGAAGCTTAGTCCTGCAGAACCTGTATGTTTGTAATTTCAGGGAGTGAGTAATCAAAGTTGTATAATTTATGACAGCAACCCCCTGCTCAATTACTTGATGATACATACCGACATAAGCAAAGAAAAGGCAATACAAAGCTGCGACGATTGGTGCTGGAATAGAAGCAAAGACAGCTCCAAATTTCCCTGAACAGCcatgtatatatgttttaaaaattatACGGACTCAATACATCATATGTGAGAAATGTTGGGGCGGGGGAGAGGAGGGTGAGCATCTAGACATTCCACATGCATAGGACAGCAACTGTGACTTCAATAACTTACCAAGTACAGAAAAGAAAATCATGAACCCAGCTGAAATCTGCACAACCCTTCGGCTGCCAACACGTGTCAATGCCAACAATCCAGCATTTTCACTGCACCAGAACCATGAAAAGTTCCCATGCCAATTTAAAAAAGATGATTCACTACATCACTGATCGACCAGTGAAACTCATGTGTATGGAATTATTAATTGCTAAGAGTCTTACACAGAAACTGATGATCCATTTCCAGTTCCAAATATCCCAGAGAACAAAATGGCAATTCCCTGATACCAGGAAAGAGGGGAAGGAGAAAAGGATAACAATTAGCAAATGGCAGAATCATGTTAAAAAAGCATAAAGAAAATTGGACTGATGTGGGTATTGGCAAGGCCATGTGATATCTCAAACGATAAATGATTGATCCACATTGAGATATACACATGGGATGCAGAATGTGTAGGATGAAAGTTAACACATGCGAAATTGATCTTTTAATCTAAGTATCCAACTCATAACTTTCACCCCTCCACATTGTGTGACCCCTTTCAGATGTGAAGGTCCTGTTACCTGCCAGCCAACACCGCGGCTGAGGATAGAAGGTGGTAAAGGAGTTGCACTTGCATATCTTGACACAGCAATGAAACCACCAGTAGACTGTTCCAAAACatgcaaaattttattttcagaaTGCCTCAAAAACAACAATGTTCATTCAAAATAAATTGCAACAAATCTTTACCAGATAAccgaagtaaaaaaaaaaattaaaaaattaaaaattaaataaagatatACATCTCAAATTAAGAAacaatcataaataaataaaaataaaaaatggttttTGGCATGGTTATGAAGggaggaaaaagagagagagagatatcgATCTAAGCATCCGGCTGTAATCATGAGCCTAAAGATATCATCAGGTATCCTGTAAGGAAGGCAATTAGAGAAATGGACCTGCCTCAGAAGGCAATGTAAATTTATTAAGaacaaccaaaatgatcaaacaAAATTCTAGTCTCCCACTTCCATTACTAAATGGaacacaggaaaaaaaaaaaaaaagagtatgagaaaagagactaaaaattaaaatttgacacCTAGGCACAAGTGAGGAGAATAACCTAATATCCAAGAATGCGTCCCAAGGCTCATCAGCACAAGAGTGGAAGTAAACAAACCTCTACAAGAGAAACAAATGCAGTAGCCATCATTGCAAAAGCTTCACCAGCATCAAATGTAGGAGCGCCCCATTGAAATGGATATGGAACTCTTATCCTGCAGCAACATGTGGGTACAAAAATGAGCAGAATTCAACCATATAACACCCCCACCATGATTTGTTATCCCTGACTTTGATAAGCAACCAAAATGAACTAGCCATTTACAAGTTACCGACACTCCCCTGTTATGTAAAATAAAAAGGTCGTCCTGTTTAAAAATGAATGCCCTTAATCAATGTAGTAGTTTTCACAATATTATAATTTCAACCGAAAGGAAATGACTTGCATACCAGGGAGCACCACCTATTATTCCAGCACGATCAGTTCGGCAGCTTCTTTGAGTTTGATCTGCTGCATGTCTATAGGCTCCACCCACTGTGAGTAGGTGAGCATAAATCCACACAATCACCACAGAAAATAGAACAGCAAAGCGATCAAATACATGTTTATCTGAGCCCATTACATGAGGTATatactgcaaaaaaaaaaaaggacaaaaaatTATTGTGCTGCCATATAAAACATCACTAGATAGGATATTAAGAATTGGCTACCTGTTTAAAAACAGCCCACATGCTGAATGAAAAACATTAGTTTGAGATTAAGAAAATAATCATAAGGACATTTTTATGTGACATATGGAAGAAAATTACTTGAGAAAAGATCACGATAATGATGATCTGTGGCAATCCAATCTCCATGCATTTTGCCAGCTAGAAATCAATCCAATCCAAAAAGTGAAAATTCAACTTTAAAAAAAAGAGGTGGGGGGGGAACTACTATACACAAACTTACAATAGCACAAGCACACATGCagtttctgtgtgtgtgtgtgtgtgtgtgagagagagagagagagagagagataccagAGGAAATCCTAACTCATATAGCCCAAAACCTGTCAGAGCAACCAAAGGAACAGCAGAAAGTGGACTCATAAACCTGAAAGagtaaaattgaataaaaatttagCCATTATCACTTCTAAGACTTCACTATCATAAAAAAGTATCCCCCgcaaaataacaacaataataacagcATGCTTGTGGAAGTTTAGGAGCAATTCTGATGGGCACTTGTAGGACGCATAGTGGTAAACAGAAACAAATGAATGGATTTTAAATCAACCTTGCTACATTACGCCAAAGGCCACTGAACCCAAGGACAATTTGAATGGTCGAAGCTACAATAAGGGCACCCTGGATTCCTCGCATTATCCTCACAAATTTCTGCATATAAATCATAAAGCAGGAATTGGTTTTCACTTAAAGTAACATATGGATGGTTAAACGAATGAGTTCCCAACAACCGACCTCCTGAGGATCCACAATGCTGCTGTATCGTCCAGCTAAGACAATTGAAATGGTTGCCGGCATAAAGGTAAAAGATCCTCCAATCACAGCGGGTAATCGAGTCCCAAAAAGTGTTTGAAATAATGTGTTCAACCCAGCAACGAATAGTAATGTCTGAATCATTTTTGCTTTGTCCTCCTGAAAAGGAAATTAATTCTTAAAAGACGAACGAAGAGTTCATAGTTTAGGGAAGGACACATTAAAAGTTCAGAACAACTCAATGGAAGAAGCATGGTCAGCTGTTTGATTGGTATCATTTTCTTTGTCAAGCCTTACGTTGTTTCCTCCCATTTGGGGAACTAGAAGAGTGGGAATGAGAACTGTCGTGCCAAGCATCACTATGTAATGCTGAAAGCCAAGCAGGATGGCCTCAGCTGCAAAAATAAGAAGACCCACAGTTCAGGAAATTAATTCAAATCATTTAATGAGAAACTCAACAGCTTAAAACTAAACACTATAGAAAATGAAAGGTTCTATACTTTTATGCGAGTGAAGCCTATGCAATTAAGGAAAAGGAGGTGGAGTGACATCTATGTTAGTATGAAATACAACATGGGTCCAGGAAATAGTTCCAAACTGAAGACAATGAAATATCTCCTAGTTACAACTGAAAGCAGTCGTTTGAACACAGCCAAGAGAGAATCATCTTTGCCATACATAAACTACAGAGCCAGACACATTCTTGACAATAAGACAATGAACCAAACAAAAACAATAACACTAACCAACAAAAACCAAGTTATGGgaatattaaagagaaaataaatagagaaagaGACGCTCACGCCAGGGGGGAGGGCTTGTAATGCAGTAAGAGACATTAGGAAGCTGATCCCTGACGAGATGTGGCACCAGCTCTTCCTGTTTCGGGGGCGGCGCGGCACCTCCACCTCCACCACCTGCCATGGTTCTCTCACTCTGCTGTGTCTCTCTTCTTTTACTCCTTCACTCTATTAAAATAAGTTCCTAACTTCCTACACAGCAATGCCCGAATCTCTAAACGGACCCGAATCCCAAATCTCTCAAAAAccacaaatcaaaataaaaaatgggaTTTAGTTCTGAAGTCGTCTTCACTTCACCAAAACCCAGATGCCTCAATCCCCAGAAACAGGTCACGCCAGATAACCTCACAGAACTCCCGCAAACCCAGATggggaaaagaagaagaaaacaaaagggCCACTCGAATGTAAACGAAAACAGGAACACAAGATAAGAACTAGGGAGAAAACGAAGAAGAAAACTTAAACGGAAAAGCAATACAGTGAAAACCCTCTAGTCTTCCCTCGAAGGAAAACGATGAAGAACTCAAGAGGCGCTTAACAATGGGGCAACAATAACATACACCCGGTAACCGACCTTCAAAATCCGAACAGACATAAAGCTAGTGTGAAGATGgcgaaaaaggaaaaggaaaaccCTCCCCCGAAAGCGAGAAGAACCAAAATTCCTCCCCGCGACTTGAAggaatctctctttctctctctctctcaacttctTTAGTTATTTTTTCTCGCTTTGGATCAGACTTCTTTTCTTCTGTCGCGTATAAAGCTAAAGCAAAATGCTAAAGCACTTCCACCGCCACCTTTGCTCAAGCCCACCTTATTTATATACACAAAcattcattcatatatatatatatgtatgatgctCAAGATCTCTGCCCGTTTGTCTATTCCACAGTGTACAGAACAGAGCGAGGCTTTTTCTGGGTACCGCGAGaattgaaaaaatcattttgCTTTCATAAATCATTAATGACGGGGGGAGAAGAAGGAAAGGACAAGGCTACGCCACCCACAacaaccccaccccccccccccctccgcCCAATAATCGCACGTTAAAAGGGCTTCCTTCAAAATGATCAAGGAAATCCTCATTTGGCAAGTAATTTAATAACGGCTAACCAGTTTCCATTTCTTCATGAGAGAAGAAATTCATAAGGAAACGTTTTTTCCTTCTCTCCTGGTTTTGTTTCGTTGCAAAATTGCATTGTCGCAGGAAGGACCCATACTGCTGTATGGGAGCGTATGACCCATCACCAGTTCATCacagaaaatcatttcaaaaaaagaaaatattataaattaaaatagttaattctttatattaaataaattctaATAAATAATCTACATTAATTTActtttctcatattttttttaatactctTTAGTTTCGTGCCTTATGACACAaaaattcttttaattatatAAGATCGGAGTTTAAACgtattgaaatttcaaaaataataatttaaagtTTTTTAAATTTATCACATCGCTTGTAATTTGCTATTGTAACAAGttttttatagtaattaaatttttttagaacTCGTTgacaaaaagaaaatttatttatataagcATGGAATTTGGACcgttgaaattcaaaaattataataCTTTAAAAGATTTCAATATTTGTCCCAATGCATGTTACTAAGAATAtacttaaatataaaattttaaaaagttagaCGTAGTCTAATTTCTTAGAGTAAGTTTGATTCACATTAGAATCAAATAATCataatttatcaaaaaataaatgatagtaaaattttaaatgattatTTCCTAAATTGGATAAAATAATACAGAGTTTCGTATGGTGATTTTTTATGTAGAATATTATTTCTTTATATAATTTGTTTagcattaaatttttatttttatttttatttttttccttaaaaacAGACATTCAGCAAATTAAACATACCTTAATATATTATGTCACAAGTCTTACTTTAACCTTAACTCTCTAATAACTAATATTAAATTTACTAGTGTGTgcattatcaagtttaatttaTTAAGTTAATTATAATAAGCACATGCCTACTCAAATATGAATATTAGCGCTAGTCAATATTTCTATAGAACTATaagaaatttgattttgaaaaaatcaAAGTGCATCATGTGATACTCTTTCATTACTTTCCTTCATTTTGATGTATGTTTACGTTTTCGCAAGTCTTCATATTTGCCGAGTGAGTATAcatattttctcttttctttcaaatttaaattcataaattcacctaaatttaacttttagatcaGAAATTCATACTCCGAAATGCAACGTTCGAGTATTTGTTTGCTTTTATTAATATACTAattaattctaaaatcatagttgtTAAATTATTTCATAATAGATAATGGTAACTTTAAATTTATGAGTCTAAGGAGTTTAGTGCAATGTAGTTATCCCTTTTCGCCTTTTGGATATGGCATTTTttcctacctttttttttttgtattttgccCCTAATGGTTATTCTTTTCTCCTTTTCAATCTATTTATTAAAAGATAAGTACGATACacataatatttgaatattaatttgtAAGTAcaatacaatatacatatttatgatatatcagtaaaataataatattaatgaaaaattataatttaaaacatgACAAAGAATTTTGTAAAcatatttcttatattttttttattctatctCGAGAGCTAATTGTCCAATCCAATTTAatgaattaattttaaataaattaataaaaataagtttttatCACGATGTCCACTAATTTAGGGCGCATGAAATTTTGAGTGGAGAATAAAAAACTAAATTGGCTAATTTAGGATAGTTTATGAACGAAGCATACATTTAATATATGTATCAACGGTTACAAATTTAATGAATTTGTTTCCTTATTAAAAAGAGACTCACAAATATGTAACTTAAATTGTGTCACATTTATAATGTACATATTTGTATATGAAAAGTTTTGGTTGATTcttataattttgttttatttttaaatttataattaccAAATTTAGTATTAGGGTTTTTGACGCCAAAGCAAGCCACTTGTTCACGCATTGCACGGTAAATAACTTactcataaaataatattcaatctaaaattatcatatattttaataaatatttggcTCATGAAACAATATTTAGTTCTCTGTGTTAGTATATAATTCCTTTGCAGGCGATTTCGTCCGTGAGATGCTCTCTTTTGGATGTGTAGGGCCCGACTGGTTAACCGGGCGTGTCATACCAGCGCTCTTTACGAGGCGATCGCTTATCAACCAATTAGTCGAGAATTTTATATTCGCTAGGATTTCTTATATTGTGCTTCTCCCAAAAATTTCGTAATTTAAGTATCAAGAAGTAGCAAATGATTGACAGAATTTATCGATAGTTTAGAGTGGAgaataatatttaaaacatatctaacACCTATATATAGAtagtttagaaattttttttttttaaattcattggCAGCCTAAACTAAACTACATAATGGAAGGTAACTAATTTCCCATCTCTGACACTTTCTCATTCCTCCCCTAATTTGAATCTAAGACCTATAATATAGAAGtcttaaatttttaactttaaaatgcctttaaaaaaaaaatgagctctcaaaatattttttatcatgAATGAAAAGAACATCTAGGATAATTTGTGTGATTTTTGTTGCTTTTTAGGCAAATAGAGAAGGGTCAACACTTCTATAATTCTATAATTGAGGATTCCAAAATCtattagacaaaaaaaaaaagataactgaaatcctctttttctttttatgtcATTTTGCTTGTGTCTCCTCTCCTATTTTCTTAGGGATTGTTTGTGTCATcgtaaaaaattagagaaacgaaagTCAAAAACGAAAACcgaaaattaaaaatagaaactaaaaactaaaaatcagcAACCTAtttgttaacatttataaaactaaaacaaataaaaaacttaattttaaaaaacttattttcatctttaaatcaaaatattataaagatatgattaaaataatgaaattacaaatagtacacattaaaaaatttactataataaaaataaaatttattataattattttgcttaATTGTTCTACCTTCAAATTTTACTTTAAgataaaattttattagacatgataattgaaaatagcaaaagtattttataattggatttattattattttttaaaatttatgtatatttttattttaattatattttaattcatacgaatatttaaatttatcttaatttaaaagtgtataaaatgaataatttaatctaaaaaaactatctctggatattaaaatttctgacaatagctaggttgtcaaaacaactaaaaaccctaaaatcttaTTTTCACTTTTTTTATTAAAGTAACTAAAAATCGACAATTGAAATAAACGCATTTTTATAATCTTCTTTTCCATTGTggaaaaatagaaacagaaaactaAAAATAACAATGATATCAAATTGATCCTTAATTTATTTAACAATCAATATTGAATATTCAATTACCCATGAAGGCCTTAAAAGCACATAATGAGTCCTTAGAATGACCAATCCAACATCATTATTTGCTAAAGAACAACAAAAGTTAATAGTTAAAAGTTACATATATTCATAATGAGCTCGAAataaccgaaaaaaaaaaaaatctcaagagGCAAAAGAGTGCCTTGAAACGTTAAATTAATCATTCCTCTTTTTAAAGTAATATTTGTAATCTATACATATTTTTTATGACATTGTTAGGAACCTACGAAAATGGATAgtatatatttttcaaactatAATGAGCATTTAAGCAAAAAGACACCGCCCATATCTCTATAGTAAATTTTCATGTGTACCTAATACAAATTATTTCAGTAATATGTTTGATTGaataagatttttcttttttgataattttactattaaaaaatcaaaatacaagaATAAAACTTCATTCATATAGCATAGAAAAGGAaagtaaaaattttattaatataaaaaattaaacaacaaataaatcttcCCAACAATACTTTTTATCTAAAGAAGTTACAATTTAGCTATAGCAAATGGAAGCTTCTCCCAACTTTCTTATAACTTCCATTATGGGCTAATAAAGTTTTGGCCTACGATAAAGCTTGCATTAGGCTCAATATCTCTAATCCACCAACTATATATGTCGGTCGTACCATTTTTGGTTAGCTTGATACTATCCTATTATTTGGTCACATAAAACAAATTGACCTTCATAAAGAGATGCACAACAATACCATAACCTAACGGTGGATGATGAAATTCTCCTATAGcccatgaaaaatatattaaacttCTTGATCTCACCATTAAACAACTATACAAACTTGTTTCTACTTTCCTGTAATTTTGTTATCAATCTAATGTCCATGACACTAGTAAGATCAACTAGACAAACTTCTTCAAGTCATTGTAAGGTAAAGACTTGCCCTAAGGATTTTCTTGCTTTGATCTCTTTCTGAACTTCACTAGTACTCCAACTCAATCACTGCGTGCAAGGTATGGTTTGTTCAACTTCAATCGACAAAATAAAAGTAAACTTTTTTTCAAGGGCATAGCcattaaat
Coding sequences within:
- the LOC131145060 gene encoding nucleobase-ascorbate transporter 6-like: MAGGGGGGAAPPPKQEELVPHLVRDQLPNVSYCITSPPPWPEAILLGFQHYIVMLGTTVLIPTLLVPQMGGNNEDKAKMIQTLLFVAGLNTLFQTLFGTRLPAVIGGSFTFMPATISIVLAGRYSSIVDPQEKFVRIMRGIQGALIVASTIQIVLGFSGLWRNVARFMSPLSAVPLVALTGFGLYELGFPLLAKCMEIGLPQIIIIVIFSQYIPHVMGSDKHVFDRFAVLFSVVIVWIYAHLLTVGGAYRHAADQTQRSCRTDRAGIIGGAPWIRVPYPFQWGAPTFDAGEAFAMMATAFVSLVESTGGFIAVSRYASATPLPPSILSRGVGWQGIAILFSGIFGTGNGSSVSVENAGLLALTRVGSRRVVQISAGFMIFFSVLGKFGAVFASIPAPIVAALYCLFFAYVGSAGLSFLQFCNLNSFRTMFILGFSVFMGLSIPQYFNEYTASKGYGPVHTSQRWFNDMINVPFSSEPFIAGLLAMFLDVTLYRKDNTIRKDRGTHWWDRFQSFKTDTRSEEFYSLPFNLNKFFPSV